A genomic region of Desulfomonilaceae bacterium contains the following coding sequences:
- a CDS encoding adenylosuccinate synthase has protein sequence MSTLVVVGAQWGDEGKGKIVDLLTSRADVVVRFQGGNNAGHTLKVGGEQIIVHLIPSGILYPDITNIVANGLVVDPSVLLYEKAELRERGHFQKDNQLLISDRAQVIMPYHKIIDQGREEFLGKSKIGTTGRGIGPAYEDKASRMGIRVGDLIRPTFFRERVYAALDEKNFLIERRFRRPKLNPEEIVQEYLSYGESLAPHITDTNVTLQNFIAGGRHVLFEGAQGTLLDIDHGTYPFVTSSNVVTGNACSGSGVGPNVIEKCWGVVKAYTTRVGQGPFPTELTDRLGEDLREKGGEYGATTGRPRRCGWLDIVIVNHSVRLNGLTGIALTKMDVLTGISPLKIAVGYELDGKALDHVPANIDDFSRVVPRYREVKGWDEQLSDCRSFDDLPKNARDYVEMIEHLSGVPVTLVSVGPAREQSILRKTPF, from the coding sequence TTGAGTACACTTGTAGTCGTTGGAGCCCAATGGGGTGATGAAGGAAAAGGAAAGATAGTAGATCTACTCACCAGCAGGGCGGATGTGGTAGTCCGTTTCCAGGGCGGAAACAACGCTGGGCACACACTTAAGGTAGGCGGGGAACAGATTATTGTACATTTGATTCCATCCGGAATACTGTACCCCGACATTACGAACATTGTCGCTAACGGCCTTGTTGTTGACCCATCGGTGCTCCTTTATGAGAAGGCTGAACTTCGCGAGCGTGGTCATTTCCAAAAGGACAATCAGTTGCTTATATCGGATAGAGCCCAGGTCATTATGCCTTACCACAAGATTATTGATCAGGGCCGAGAAGAATTTCTGGGTAAGTCTAAAATAGGAACAACAGGTAGAGGCATTGGACCGGCGTATGAAGATAAAGCTTCTCGCATGGGTATACGCGTCGGAGACTTGATAAGGCCCACGTTCTTTCGCGAAAGAGTTTATGCCGCTCTGGATGAGAAGAATTTTTTGATCGAAAGGCGTTTTAGAAGACCAAAGCTTAATCCTGAGGAGATTGTTCAGGAGTATCTCAGTTATGGAGAAAGTCTGGCCCCTCATATTACTGACACTAATGTCACCCTGCAAAATTTTATAGCCGGCGGTCGCCATGTTTTGTTTGAAGGGGCTCAAGGGACCCTACTGGATATAGATCATGGCACATATCCTTTTGTCACGTCTTCAAATGTCGTTACTGGAAACGCGTGCTCAGGTTCAGGAGTAGGCCCTAACGTTATTGAAAAATGCTGGGGTGTTGTAAAAGCCTATACAACAAGAGTCGGACAAGGACCATTCCCTACTGAGCTGACAGATAGATTAGGAGAGGATCTGAGAGAAAAGGGCGGTGAATACGGTGCTACGACTGGCAGACCCAGACGGTGTGGATGGTTGGACATTGTGATCGTGAATCACAGCGTCCGACTGAACGGTTTAACAGGAATCGCTCTGACAAAAATGGATGTTCTTACGGGGATATCCCCATTAAAAATAGCAGTAGGGTACGAACTGGATGGCAAAGCCCTGGACCACGTTCCTGCCAATATTGATGATTTCAGTCGAGTGGTTCCGCGCTACCGGGAAGTAAAGGGTTGGGACGAACAATTATCTGATTGCAGGTCGTTCGATGATCTCCCTAAAAATGCCCGAGACTATGTTGAAATGATTGAACATCTTTCCGGAGTTCCGGTCACACTGGTTTCAGTAGGACCGGCTCGTGAACAGAGTATACTTAGAAAGACACCATTCTAA
- a CDS encoding D-glycerate dehydrogenase, translating to MKALVTANLSREILSPLLPGHDLVINPNDFPMSHDEILDQIRDKDGLLCTISDRISAEVMDCAPNLRMIANYGVGYDNIDVPAATARGIKVSNTPGVLTDSTADLTFALILAVARRVVEGDGRNRAKLWGPWAPFVFLGTEVTGKTLGIIGLGEIGKAVARRARGFRMPILYHNRRRLPENQEVELGARYVDLKTLLRESDFVSLHVSLNDQTRGIIGAAELALMKPSAFIINVSRGPVIDENALVKALLDKTIAGAGLDVYEKEPQLASGLADLKNTVLSPHMGSATLETRIAMGKLAVENLLAGLSGQKPPNCLNWSTDSN from the coding sequence ATGAAAGCGTTGGTAACAGCAAATCTAAGCCGGGAAATTCTCTCTCCATTATTGCCTGGCCATGACCTGGTTATTAATCCCAATGACTTTCCAATGTCCCACGACGAGATTTTGGATCAGATCCGTGACAAAGACGGTTTGCTTTGTACGATCTCCGACCGAATCAGCGCAGAGGTAATGGACTGTGCTCCGAACCTAAGGATGATTGCGAATTATGGCGTGGGTTATGATAACATCGACGTACCAGCGGCCACCGCAAGAGGAATTAAGGTTTCAAACACTCCTGGAGTCCTGACCGATTCAACGGCGGACTTAACTTTTGCTCTCATATTAGCCGTAGCCAGACGGGTTGTTGAAGGAGATGGTCGTAACCGCGCTAAACTCTGGGGACCTTGGGCGCCGTTTGTTTTTTTAGGTACTGAGGTAACCGGAAAGACTCTGGGCATAATAGGTCTTGGTGAGATTGGAAAAGCGGTGGCTCGTAGAGCCAGAGGTTTCAGAATGCCAATTCTGTATCACAACCGTAGGAGACTTCCGGAAAATCAGGAAGTGGAACTTGGAGCTAGATATGTTGATCTGAAAACCCTGTTGAGAGAATCGGATTTCGTGTCTCTACACGTGTCATTGAACGATCAAACCAGAGGCATTATTGGGGCTGCGGAACTGGCTCTAATGAAACCATCCGCTTTCATTATAAATGTGTCAAGGGGACCCGTAATTGATGAGAATGCTCTTGTAAAGGCTCTCTTAGATAAGACGATAGCTGGGGCCGGTCTGGATGTTTACGAAAAGGAGCCTCAACTTGCCAGTGGTCTGGCTGATTTAAAGAACACCGTTCTTTCGCCTCACATGGGAAGCGCTACACTTGAAACAAGAATTGCCATGGGAAAACTCGCCGTGGAAAATTTGCTTGCAGGTTTGAGCGGACAAAAGCCTCCAAATTGTCTAAACTGGTCAACTGATTCAAATTAG
- the serA gene encoding phosphoglycerate dehydrogenase translates to MRFKILVAGEIHETGLSALSLSPSLDVDVRIGLDEKHLQEILPRYDAIVIGDDVTIQAAVLDSCPGLKVIAKAGVDFENIDIQAATRRGVIVMNAPAGHIVSAAEHTIALITAAHRHIPTAVDSMKQGKWEKKKFQGREMAGKTLGIIGFGKTGALVARYAARGLRMNVLIHDAVIPSNTIKQQGFKPVSLKELLCQSDAISLHVPLTSNTKNLLNSKAFDLMKPGAIVINIGKAGLIHENSLWAALESGKVACAGVDAHFDIHAKNSLLLNHPKVIATPDLSVATDEARAKISQSIAESLRDFFENGTLGNAVNVPIVDPALRTKMGPYAELARRLGMFVGGLSSGSASKIEVSFRGELVGWDVKPLTTSVLTGFLNVFKGSDVNLVNANVTAQECGIQVHETILKESSEGRPSITIEVFSTNKVSTRVEGVLIRRFGEEPRIIGLNEFVTEAVPAGPMLIVKNRDIPGMIAGISGILAQKMVNVAQMNLSRNCAGGTAISITNIDSPADEETLEKIRNIDGILSVDQIILEDLPELNVCVASN, encoded by the coding sequence ATGAGATTTAAAATTTTAGTTGCGGGTGAGATCCACGAAACTGGTCTTAGCGCCCTATCATTGAGCCCTTCACTCGATGTGGACGTCAGAATCGGACTGGACGAAAAACATCTGCAAGAGATCCTTCCTCGGTATGACGCTATCGTTATAGGTGATGATGTAACAATTCAGGCTGCTGTCCTGGATTCTTGTCCCGGCTTGAAGGTAATAGCCAAAGCTGGAGTTGATTTCGAAAATATTGACATTCAAGCCGCTACCCGACGAGGCGTGATCGTAATGAACGCGCCGGCCGGCCACATTGTTTCCGCGGCTGAACATACAATTGCCCTAATCACTGCGGCCCACAGACATATACCAACTGCAGTGGATTCAATGAAACAAGGCAAGTGGGAAAAGAAGAAATTTCAGGGTCGGGAAATGGCAGGGAAGACCCTGGGGATCATTGGTTTTGGGAAAACTGGGGCATTAGTGGCTCGGTACGCCGCTCGAGGACTCAGAATGAATGTCTTGATCCATGATGCGGTTATTCCTTCGAACACGATAAAACAACAGGGCTTCAAACCTGTTTCATTGAAAGAATTGCTTTGTCAGTCGGATGCAATTTCGTTGCATGTTCCTTTGACTAGCAATACGAAGAACCTGCTTAACTCAAAGGCTTTTGATTTGATGAAGCCGGGCGCAATCGTGATAAATATCGGTAAGGCGGGACTGATTCACGAAAATTCTCTCTGGGCCGCGCTGGAATCCGGTAAAGTGGCATGCGCGGGTGTGGACGCTCATTTTGACATTCATGCGAAGAACAGTCTTCTTCTCAATCATCCTAAAGTAATAGCGACACCAGATTTGAGCGTGGCTACGGACGAGGCTAGAGCGAAAATATCGCAGTCCATCGCTGAATCCCTAAGGGATTTTTTTGAAAATGGAACGCTTGGAAACGCTGTAAATGTGCCAATAGTAGATCCAGCTCTTCGCACAAAGATGGGGCCGTACGCTGAACTTGCCCGCCGACTCGGAATGTTTGTCGGGGGGTTATCTTCAGGAAGCGCTTCCAAAATAGAAGTAAGCTTTAGGGGCGAGCTTGTAGGTTGGGACGTAAAGCCACTTACGACCTCTGTCCTCACTGGCTTTCTCAACGTGTTCAAAGGCTCGGATGTTAACCTGGTAAATGCGAATGTTACGGCCCAGGAATGCGGGATTCAGGTTCATGAAACAATTCTAAAAGAATCATCTGAAGGCAGACCCTCGATAACGATAGAGGTTTTCTCCACCAATAAAGTGTCCACCAGGGTGGAAGGTGTACTGATTCGCCGATTTGGGGAAGAACCCCGAATAATAGGTCTCAACGAATTTGTCACCGAAGCTGTGCCGGCTGGTCCCATGCTGATTGTAAAAAACAGGGACATTCCCGGAATGATTGCAGGAATATCGGGCATCCTCGCTCAAAAGATGGTAAACGTTGCTCAAATGAATTTGTCCCGGAATTGCGCAGGTGGAACTGCAATCTCCATTACCAATATTGATAGTCCGGCAGATGAGGAAACGCTCGAGAAAATAAGAAACATTGACGGAATATTGAGTGTTGATCAAATAATTCTAGAGGATTTGCCTGAATTGAACGTATGTGTCGCATCGAATTGA
- the glp gene encoding gephyrin-like molybdotransferase Glp, whose protein sequence is MLPIGEAQKKVLEEIPVLGRERIHILEALGRVLAQDVEAVRDVPASDNSAMDGYCVRHADLAGANSSNPARLKLIGESPAGKPYQGVVEHGQAVRIMTGGLIPKGTDTVIMLEDTEREGNLVVCLNDPGQGAHIRPRGEDVRTGEIVLHQGDVVRPPEVGMLATLGHAYVYVHQRPVVGILSTGDELVDLDEPFIRGKVVCSNTYSLAAQTLDCGAIPLSLGIASDNSDDLRSRLKDGLRADVILTSGGVSVGKYDLVKDTLTEVGMKVKFWKVAMKPGKPLVFGTIGDKPVFGLPGNPSSAMISFEQFVRPALLKMMGRKNLFRPLLEAVLAQDVKVSSGRLHLVRCKLFEKDGIKMAVSTGTQSSGALRSMVVADGLMILPSENAPFKAGDKIKVQSLHTDSPLSPESHY, encoded by the coding sequence ATGTTGCCTATAGGTGAAGCTCAGAAAAAAGTTCTCGAGGAAATCCCCGTCCTTGGCCGAGAAAGAATTCACATACTGGAAGCCTTGGGTAGGGTTCTAGCCCAGGACGTAGAAGCTGTACGAGATGTCCCGGCTTCGGACAATTCCGCCATGGATGGATACTGTGTTCGACATGCGGACCTTGCCGGCGCGAATTCTTCTAATCCCGCACGGTTGAAACTGATTGGAGAATCCCCTGCGGGCAAACCATATCAGGGCGTTGTCGAACATGGGCAGGCAGTCAGAATTATGACTGGGGGTTTGATTCCAAAAGGAACTGACACAGTAATCATGCTGGAAGACACGGAACGTGAAGGCAATCTAGTAGTTTGCCTCAACGATCCTGGTCAGGGCGCTCATATAAGACCCAGAGGCGAGGATGTCCGAACTGGAGAGATAGTCCTGCATCAGGGGGATGTTGTAAGACCCCCGGAAGTGGGGATGCTCGCCACTTTGGGACATGCCTATGTATACGTTCATCAAAGGCCTGTAGTTGGTATTCTGTCTACTGGAGACGAACTTGTTGACCTTGACGAGCCCTTCATCCGGGGAAAGGTTGTTTGTTCTAACACATACAGCTTAGCAGCTCAGACATTGGATTGTGGAGCGATTCCTTTATCTTTGGGTATCGCGTCGGACAATTCCGATGATCTTCGGTCCAGGTTAAAGGATGGTTTGAGAGCTGATGTTATTCTTACATCCGGCGGAGTGTCGGTGGGTAAATATGACTTGGTCAAAGACACACTTACTGAAGTGGGAATGAAAGTCAAATTCTGGAAGGTCGCCATGAAACCGGGAAAACCCCTGGTTTTCGGAACTATTGGTGACAAGCCGGTTTTCGGTCTGCCTGGAAATCCAAGTTCAGCGATGATTTCATTCGAACAGTTTGTTAGACCCGCTCTGCTGAAAATGATGGGTAGAAAAAACCTCTTCAGGCCTCTTCTAGAGGCTGTGCTAGCTCAGGACGTGAAGGTATCCTCTGGGAGGCTTCACCTCGTGAGATGTAAATTATTTGAAAAAGACGGGATAAAGATGGCGGTATCGACCGGAACGCAGAGTTCAGGAGCGCTACGCTCAATGGTTGTTGCGGACGGGCTTATGATTCTTCCGTCTGAGAATGCCCCTTTCAAAGCAGGGGACAAGATCAAGGTGCAGTCTCTACACACTGATAGTCCGCTGAGCCCGGAATCACACTATTAA
- the lptG gene encoding LPS export ABC transporter permease LptG gives MRILDRYIIREFMKIFLICLTVFVFVFLLIEITDKIKYYFQYNPPGFLMLKYFLVKIPGYLFFALPMAILLAGMLTLLLMAKHSELIAMQAGGIDAISIAKPVIIVGLIGSAFMFLSNETIIPWSNRYSEYIQNVEIAGKRETTFVRFDQIWLKSADSITHIRKYDRHNLTLERVSVIRWDSHFNFVDRVVADKAKWWNNQWIFYGVSRTVKKLDGNFVVDTIPSMKGPLDKKPSDFEKGETPTKEMNLTQLGELIDKLDSEGQTPTRYLVDWHDKIAFPLVCLIMAALSVPFAVRAGPRGGGVAIGLAGSLVIAFSYWIVHTMFIALGHGGYIPPIVAAWAANALFGLAAGILLLNACTSI, from the coding sequence TTGAGAATTCTAGACAGATATATCATCCGTGAGTTCATGAAAATATTCTTAATTTGTCTCACAGTGTTTGTATTTGTATTTTTACTCATCGAGATCACCGACAAAATTAAGTATTACTTTCAATACAACCCTCCCGGATTCCTGATGCTGAAATATTTCCTTGTAAAGATTCCGGGCTATCTTTTTTTTGCTTTACCGATGGCGATTTTACTCGCCGGGATGCTCACGCTTCTTTTGATGGCGAAGCATTCCGAATTGATAGCAATGCAGGCAGGTGGTATTGACGCTATTAGCATAGCCAAACCTGTAATAATTGTTGGTTTAATAGGGTCGGCATTTATGTTTCTATCCAATGAAACGATCATCCCCTGGTCTAACCGATATAGCGAGTATATTCAAAATGTAGAAATAGCAGGTAAAAGAGAAACCACATTCGTGCGATTTGATCAAATATGGCTCAAATCGGCGGACTCAATTACGCATATCAGAAAATATGACAGGCATAATCTTACCCTGGAAAGAGTTTCGGTCATACGCTGGGATAGCCATTTCAATTTCGTCGACAGGGTTGTTGCGGATAAAGCCAAGTGGTGGAACAATCAGTGGATTTTTTATGGAGTAAGTCGGACTGTTAAAAAGCTGGACGGCAACTTTGTTGTGGACACAATTCCATCTATGAAAGGCCCCTTGGACAAAAAGCCAAGTGACTTTGAAAAAGGAGAAACGCCAACTAAGGAGATGAATCTCACCCAATTGGGCGAACTAATAGACAAACTTGATTCCGAGGGGCAAACTCCCACTCGCTATCTGGTCGACTGGCATGACAAAATCGCATTTCCTCTTGTATGTCTCATCATGGCTGCGCTAAGTGTTCCATTCGCTGTGCGTGCAGGGCCGCGAGGCGGAGGAGTCGCAATCGGGCTTGCGGGTTCACTCGTGATAGCTTTTAGTTATTGGATCGTGCATACCATGTTCATCGCATTGGGACATGGAGGTTACATCCCGCCTATTGTGGCCGCCTGGGCGGCAAATGCCTTATTCGGACTCGCCGCCGGCATACTCCTGTTGAACGCTTGTACATCAATTTGA
- a CDS encoding NAD-dependent epimerase/dehydratase family protein, producing MKVFVTGGAGFIGSHIVDELVRRDFEVIVYDNLSTGYERHLQSGLSKGGVGLIVGDILDLPNMINSMKGSELVFHLAANADVRGGKANTAVDLEQNIVGTHNVLEAMRINHVPEIVFTSSATVYGEPDIFPTPENYAPLQTSLYGASKFSAEAMIQAYGEYFGIRSYMFRFVSWIGERYSHGVVYDFIKKLKTNPNEMEILGDGNQRKSYLHVEDGVRGIFLSMQNIREQKNVINLGHEDYMNVKRLASIVIEEMGLKDVTFRYTGGVRGWLGDSPFVHLDIRKIESAGFKPQVSIEQGIRRTARYLLENEWLLESRPSGGAGSRL from the coding sequence ATGAAGGTTTTTGTTACCGGTGGCGCAGGATTCATAGGAAGCCACATTGTTGATGAACTAGTTAGACGTGATTTCGAAGTAATAGTATACGACAATCTCTCCACAGGTTACGAGCGCCACCTGCAATCCGGATTATCCAAAGGGGGTGTTGGATTGATAGTCGGCGATATTCTTGATCTCCCTAACATGATTAACTCCATGAAGGGATCTGAGTTGGTCTTCCATCTGGCCGCAAATGCGGATGTCAGGGGAGGAAAAGCAAATACCGCCGTAGATCTGGAGCAAAACATCGTCGGAACCCACAATGTGCTTGAGGCGATGAGGATCAATCACGTTCCCGAAATCGTTTTTACTAGTTCAGCTACAGTATATGGGGAACCGGACATCTTCCCTACCCCGGAGAACTACGCCCCACTCCAAACATCGCTTTACGGGGCGTCAAAATTCTCTGCCGAAGCGATGATTCAGGCTTATGGAGAATATTTCGGGATTCGCAGCTACATGTTTAGGTTTGTCTCCTGGATTGGCGAACGATATTCACACGGAGTGGTTTATGACTTCATCAAGAAGCTCAAAACAAACCCTAATGAGATGGAGATTCTGGGCGATGGAAACCAGCGAAAATCTTATCTGCACGTTGAAGATGGCGTTAGAGGAATCTTTCTATCCATGCAGAATATTAGAGAACAAAAAAATGTGATAAATCTGGGGCATGAAGATTACATGAACGTGAAACGACTAGCCTCGATAGTGATAGAAGAAATGGGTCTCAAGGATGTGACATTCCGTTATACTGGTGGAGTCCGGGGCTGGCTTGGAGACAGCCCATTTGTTCATCTGGACATAAGAAAAATCGAATCCGCAGGTTTTAAACCCCAGGTGTCTATAGAACAGGGAATTCGGAGAACCGCCAGGTATCTTCTGGAAAACGAGTGGCTACTGGAATCTCGTCCATCCGGTGGCGCCGGTTCCAGACTCTAG
- a CDS encoding efflux RND transporter permease subunit, whose protein sequence is MNLAESSIRFPITVIVRVLLVLVFGYVCLTFLTVELKPDTEQPVLVVSTRFTGAAPEEVEGEVTTRFEENISGVSNMIYTQSYSRSGESLIVIFYRPGTNLDIAASELQRNLDRVRDLPKLVEKPQIFKASDRVSLPVYQFAMIGKANIVSMSTWADRYIAPRIKRIAGVGDCSFDGNLNREMRIVFDPERLKARKLTVYDIIKFIDRTNLNQSASYFTQGPLEWTVRIVGELLTTEAFRRVVISKPEEPVVYLTDVAKIEDAYERPDSYCRINGKPGIVFNVFNQVGADIVRTIDQVDNELAVLQKEYGPQGANFQKLYDQSNYIRDAVNIVRRSLIEAIGLVLLVLFVFLRNWRSIFIVATSIPVSVIGTFIGMYLGGYSINVLSLAGLALSIGMIVDDAIVVLENIYRHRFEENKSIVRAAVDGTREVGGAVFMSTLTTSAVFLPVLMLRGEVGTLFGPVAFIISCAIFLSLFDAFTVVPMLASRWMKEESKPSGIYGKFMAPFSYLDVLGQKVAGGLLGALEFFLHGLNRKIMLIVGVVILLAISYKLLPGMGYLPTGGTNLIRMQVETSEGLNLDEKSRLMNILEDRWRNIKGVRYVVSIPNRNMMKNMIYLVCDREEDSGVSPQEIARQAYSQSLDLPFKAVNPIRFPLFGNIYSRSNVVDIRMMGKSYEVLEPLVREIMEIGANTNGVIFRYNDLYLRKPQVEVKVDHQRATHFGFDVKDIADAVEAAVGGQRTTSQYDVEGRYYYIRVQGIQQAIQNVADVGNIVLISPKDSQTQLPLSAIASITTTFGPLQINHYNSKRSVRLQFTIQDRPLSEVFGEIVTKISSTVSFPVGYSWVPFGAVNELKALNQAIKFVFPLSVIVVYLLLVMQFQSFVRPLSILLSVPLSIIGANFIVILTRIPFDSFTILGYIMMVGLVVKNAIILITYAVQLMEGQGIDRDQALILASKRRMRPIFMTAIAMVLGMLPLALKSGAGAEIYNGLAMAVVGGLTVATLFTLIFIPVVYTILDDVKNRFWKVKPVSLDD, encoded by the coding sequence ATGAATTTAGCGGAATCGTCAATCCGCTTTCCAATTACGGTTATCGTGCGAGTGCTGCTAGTGCTCGTATTTGGTTACGTTTGCTTAACTTTCCTCACCGTCGAGCTTAAGCCGGATACAGAACAACCAGTTCTAGTCGTTTCGACCCGATTCACGGGCGCCGCTCCTGAAGAAGTGGAAGGTGAGGTTACAACCCGCTTTGAGGAAAACATTAGCGGCGTTTCAAATATGATTTACACCCAAAGCTACTCTCGAAGCGGAGAATCTCTAATAGTAATATTCTACCGGCCTGGGACAAACCTCGATATCGCGGCTTCCGAACTTCAAAGAAACCTGGACAGGGTCAGGGATCTTCCAAAACTGGTTGAGAAACCCCAGATATTCAAAGCGAGCGACCGAGTCAGCCTGCCTGTGTACCAATTTGCCATGATCGGCAAGGCCAACATCGTTTCCATGTCTACTTGGGCGGACAGGTACATCGCTCCACGGATCAAGCGAATAGCCGGGGTAGGTGATTGCTCGTTTGATGGGAACCTCAATCGGGAAATGAGAATCGTTTTTGATCCTGAAAGATTGAAAGCAAGAAAGCTCACAGTATACGACATCATAAAATTTATCGACCGGACTAATCTAAACCAGAGCGCAAGCTATTTTACTCAGGGACCACTTGAATGGACTGTTCGTATAGTGGGTGAATTATTGACGACAGAGGCGTTCAGGAGAGTAGTCATATCCAAACCTGAGGAGCCGGTAGTATACCTGACCGATGTGGCCAAGATCGAGGACGCATATGAAAGGCCTGATTCATATTGCCGGATTAATGGGAAGCCCGGCATCGTGTTCAATGTGTTCAACCAGGTCGGAGCGGACATTGTGCGCACCATTGATCAAGTGGACAATGAACTGGCTGTACTACAAAAAGAATATGGCCCTCAAGGCGCCAATTTTCAGAAACTCTATGACCAGAGCAATTATATCAGGGACGCTGTCAATATCGTTAGGAGAAGCCTCATTGAGGCTATTGGCCTGGTTTTACTAGTCCTGTTTGTATTTTTACGCAATTGGCGCAGCATATTCATTGTAGCCACATCCATTCCAGTTTCCGTAATTGGAACGTTTATCGGCATGTACCTGGGAGGTTATTCCATAAACGTTCTGTCTCTCGCAGGCTTGGCTCTGTCGATCGGGATGATAGTAGATGACGCCATAGTCGTGCTTGAGAACATCTACCGTCACCGATTTGAAGAAAACAAAAGCATAGTTCGAGCGGCTGTGGACGGCACCCGTGAAGTCGGTGGGGCGGTCTTCATGTCGACGCTCACAACATCAGCGGTTTTTTTACCGGTCTTGATGCTCAGGGGAGAAGTCGGCACATTGTTCGGCCCTGTCGCGTTCATCATTTCGTGCGCTATTTTCCTATCTCTTTTCGATGCCTTTACTGTCGTTCCCATGCTCGCCTCCCGATGGATGAAAGAAGAGAGCAAGCCGTCTGGAATATATGGAAAATTTATGGCGCCATTCTCATATTTGGATGTATTGGGACAAAAAGTCGCGGGTGGACTATTAGGAGCGCTTGAATTCTTTTTGCACGGCCTTAACAGAAAAATCATGTTGATTGTAGGAGTAGTCATACTCCTTGCCATCTCCTATAAGTTATTGCCGGGCATGGGTTACCTGCCTACCGGTGGAACAAATCTAATCCGAATGCAGGTGGAAACTTCCGAGGGCTTAAACCTGGATGAGAAAAGCCGGTTGATGAATATCCTGGAAGACCGATGGCGTAACATTAAAGGAGTTAGATATGTTGTTTCCATACCTAACCGTAATATGATGAAAAATATGATTTATCTGGTTTGCGATCGTGAAGAAGATAGCGGCGTATCACCTCAGGAAATAGCCCGTCAAGCCTATTCTCAGTCTCTAGATCTGCCTTTTAAGGCCGTTAACCCTATTAGATTTCCTTTGTTCGGCAACATATACTCCAGGTCTAACGTGGTGGATATACGAATGATGGGTAAGAGTTACGAAGTCCTTGAACCTCTGGTAAGAGAGATCATGGAAATAGGAGCGAACACCAATGGTGTTATCTTTAGGTATAATGATCTGTACCTTCGCAAACCCCAGGTAGAAGTCAAGGTAGATCATCAGCGAGCCACCCATTTTGGATTTGATGTGAAAGATATCGCAGACGCGGTGGAAGCCGCTGTCGGAGGTCAGAGGACTACCAGCCAGTATGACGTGGAAGGCCGTTATTATTATATTAGAGTACAGGGAATACAGCAGGCGATTCAAAATGTCGCGGACGTAGGGAATATTGTGCTTATTTCTCCGAAAGATTCACAAACTCAATTGCCCCTGTCCGCAATTGCCTCCATCACAACCACATTTGGACCTCTTCAGATAAATCATTATAACTCCAAACGAAGCGTGAGATTGCAATTTACAATTCAAGATCGACCTTTGAGCGAGGTTTTTGGAGAGATTGTAACAAAAATCAGTTCCACTGTATCTTTTCCTGTCGGTTATTCATGGGTTCCTTTCGGAGCGGTTAATGAACTCAAGGCGCTCAATCAGGCTATAAAGTTTGTTTTCCCATTGTCGGTCATCGTAGTTTATTTGCTGCTTGTAATGCAGTTTCAATCTTTTGTCCGCCCGCTTTCCATATTGTTGAGCGTTCCCCTGTCTATAATCGGAGCAAATTTTATTGTGATCTTAACGCGAATCCCTTTTGATTCATTCACTATTCTCGGCTACATTATGATGGTGGGTCTTGTCGTAAAGAATGCCATTATTTTGATAACTTATGCTGTTCAGTTGATGGAAGGACAAGGGATAGACCGTGATCAGGCCTTGATCCTTGCCAGCAAGCGCAGAATGCGTCCAATATTTATGACTGCCATTGCAATGGTCCTGGGCATGCTGCCATTGGCGCTAAAGTCAGGGGCAGGAGCGGAAATATACAATGGATTGGCCATGGCCGTAGTCGGAGGTCTTACTGTCGCGACCCTTTTCACCCTAATCTTTATCCCGGTTGTCTATACTATTCTGGATGATGTGAAAAATAGATTCTGGAAAGTGAAGCCGGTCTCCCTGGACGATTGA